Proteins from one Impatiens glandulifera chromosome 2, dImpGla2.1, whole genome shotgun sequence genomic window:
- the LOC124924731 gene encoding WAT1-related protein At4g30420, translated as MGNWVEEYKPVMAMVGLQFTYAGISITTRKALLHGMSPSVFVVYRQAIATIFIAPFAFLTSRRKGTSGRLGLTSRSFGLIFLASLIGVTINQNVYFQGLYLASASMASAMTNLLPAITFLLAIAVGLERIKFGSMRSLAKMVGTALCVLGAVSMALLKGPKLLNSDHIPQSLLIVYGLGGRQSADHDHWLLGCLYLLGSNLLWSIWLILQIPLTASHPDLISLTAWMCFLGTIQSAVVTSFLEPNIEAWRINSNIELFACLFAGIIGSAFSFFVQAWCISQRGPLFSAMFNPLGTVIVSIFATIFLQEEVFLGSSIGAIGVIIGLYIVLWGKAKDIKQPKLDEFDHENPKTNQSTVEAEAGADESSDVIDLEKPLLV; from the exons ATGGGAAATTGGGTAGAAGAATACAAACCTGTGATGGCTATGGTAGGATTGCAGTTCACTTATGCAGGAATCTCCATAACCACAAGGAAAGCCCTTCTGCATGGAATGAGCCCCTCTGTTTTTGTTGTCTACAGACAAGCCATAGCCACCATCTTCATTGCTCCTTTCGCTTTCCTAACATCAAG GAGGAAAGGAACATCTGGTCGACTTGGTTTGACGTCGAGGAGCTTTGGTTTGATCTTCTTGGCTTCCCTTATTGG agtGACAATCAACCAAAACGTATATTTCCAAGGACTGTACCTGGCTTCTGCATCCATGGCAAGCGCAATGACTAATCTTTTGCCTGCCATCACCTTCCTTCTCGCAATAGCAGTCGG ATTGGAGAGGATAAAATTTGGGAGCATGAGAAGTTTGGCGAAAATGGTGGGAACTGCATTATGTGTTCTAGGAGCTGTTTCCATGGCATTGCTTAAAGGGCCAAAGCTTCTAAATTCAGATCATATTCCCCAATCTCTGTTAATTGTTTATGGATTAGGAGGAAGGCAGAGTGCTGATCATGATCATTGGCTTCTTGGATGTCTCTATCTCCTTGGAAGCAATCTCCTCTGGTCTATTTGGCTAATTTTACAG ATACCTCTCACAGCAAGCCATCCTGATCTGATCTCACTTACTGCCTGGATGTGTTTTCTTGGAACAATACAATCTGCAGTTGTTACTTCTTTCCTTGAGCCTAACATCGAAGCTTGGCGAATTAATTCCAACATTGAACTCTTCGCTTGTCTCTTCGCG GGAATAATAGGTTCTGCATTTTCCTTCTTTGTGCAAGCATGGTGCATATCGCAAAGAGGGCCACTGTTTTCTGCCATGTTCAATCCCCTTGGCACGGTTATAGTCTCCATTTTTGCCACAATCTTTCTCCAAGAAGAGGTGTTTTTAGGaag CTCCATAGGGGCTATTGGAGTGATAATTGGTCTATATATTGTTCTATGGGGGAAAGCTAAAGACATCAAACAACCTAAACTGGATGAATTTGATCATGAAAATCCTAAAACCAATCAATCAACTGTGGAGGCCGAGGCTGGAGCAGATGAATCATCCGACGTCATTGATCTTGAGAAACCCCTCTTAGTATAG